From Hyla sarda isolate aHylSar1 chromosome 5, aHylSar1.hap1, whole genome shotgun sequence, a single genomic window includes:
- the SMARCC1 gene encoding SWI/SNF complex subunit SMARCC1 isoform X3 — MDRNVEMFMAIEKTLMQNNCLSRPTVYLVPEIDLKLGNKLKDIVKRHQGTITEEKTKASHHVHPIPTSLDDDEWLRPVVKKDKQVLVHWGYHPDSYDSWIPVTDLDVDIEDPPIAEKPWKVHAKWLLDTDVFNEWMNEEDYEIDENKKATSFRQRISLKSDEAVRSPERKDRKSVGAPKKRKRSPSPQTPSESRKKPGKKGQGGAYGKRRWQKEEDEQEDLTKDMEDPTPVPNMEEVILPKNVNPKKDSEHTPVKGGIVADLDEQEEEAVTASGKEDEDPSRGDQSRMMDNGEDNVTEQTNHIIIPSYAAWFDYNSIHVIERRALPEFFNGKNKSKTPEIYLAYRNFIIDTYRLNPQEYLTSTACRRNLTGDVCAIMRVHAFLEQWGLVNYQVDADSRPMAMGPPPTPHFNVLADTPSGLVPLHMRTPQVPAAQQMLNFPEKNKDKPTDLQTFGLRTDIYSKKTLAKSKAANAGREWTEQETLLLLEALEMYKDDWNKVSEHVGSRTQDECILHFLRLPIEDPYLENSDSSLGPLAYQPVPFSQSGNPVMSTVAFLASVVDPRVAAAAAKAALEEFSRVREEVPLELVEAHIKKVQEAAKALGKVDPSFGLESSCIAGTGPDDPEKPSEPTESTEEKMETETPEAPQTEKSEVKTEKESETESCEKAESSAEKKPEEEEEERETTPEEKTEEESEETKEIAETTKEPDPAKKKLENDMNESNVAMAAAAALASAATKAKHLAAVEERKIKSLVALLVETQMKKLEIKLRHFEELETIMDREKEALEQQRQQLLTERQNFHMEQLKYAEMRARQQMEQQQQHGQNAQHPAGPPAPGMGHIQPPTHPGIMGHQQPQQQPPPPQQPPPYAVHHPMPPAHPPQPGQIPGPSAILSGPPMPGRMMPNMHPSGPPHPPPQAGLPPMPTGMMGPRPPIAPNGMYPAPPPQQQPAPPPSDGPTPPPVVPPAPSAP; from the exons ATGGATCGCAACGTGGAGATGTTCATGGCTATTGAGAAGACACTGATGCAG AACAACTGTCTGAGCCGACCGACCGTCTACCTCGTCCCTGAAATAGATCTGAAGCTGGGCAATAAACTGAAGGACATAGTGAAGCGGCATCAG ggtacaatcacagaAGAGAAAACGAAAGCCTCGCACCATGTCCACCCTATTCCTACCTCATTGGATGATG ATGAGTGGCTGAGACCTGTTGTGAAAAAGGATAAACAAGTTCTGGTGCATTGGGGTTATCACCCAGACAG CTACGATTCCTGGATTCCTGTTACAGATCTGGATGTGGATATTGAGGATCCGCCAATCGCAGAGAAACCTTGGAAGGTTCATGCAAAATGGCTGCTGGATACAGACGTGTTCAATGAGTGGATGAACGAGGAAGACTACGAGATCGACGAGAACAAGAAGGCGACCAGCTTCCGGCAGAGGATCTCACTAAAGAGCGATGAG GCCGTTAGGAGCCCTGAGAGGAAAGACCGAAAGTCTGTGGGTGCCCCAAAGAAAAGGAAGCGCTCTCCTTCTCCACAGACGCCTTCTGAATCCCGCAAGAAGCCAGGAAAAAAGGG TCAAGGAGGCGCGTATGGCAAACGGAGATGGCAGAAGGAGGAGGATGAGCAAGAGGATCTGACAAAGGACATGGAGGACCCCACACCTGTCCCCAACATGGAGGAGGTCATCCTCCCCAAAAATG TGAATCCAAAGAAGGACAGTGAGCATACACCGGTGAAGGGTGGAATAGTGGCTGACCTGG ACGAGCAAGAGGAGGAGGCTGTGACCGCGAgcgggaag GAAGATGAAGATCCGAGTCGaggggaccagagccggatgaTGGACAACGGGGAAGATAACGTGACGGAACAGACGAATCACATCATCATCCCTAGTTACGCCGCGTGGTTTGACTATAACAG TATTCACGTCATCGAGCGCCGGGCGCTTCCAGAATTCTTCAACGGGAAAAATAAATCAAAGACACCAGAAAT ATACTTGGCGTACCGCAACTTTATCATAGACACTTACCGGCTGAACCCTCAAGAGTATCTCACCAGCACTGCGTGTAGGAGAAACCTAACTGGGGACGTCTGCGCCATCATGAG AGTCCATGCCTTTTTGGAGCAGTGGGGTCTTGTGAATTACCAGGTGGATGCAGACTCCCGCCCTATGGCGATGGGACCTCCCCCTACACCCCATTTTAACGTTCTGGCAGACACCCCATCCGGTCTGGTGCCTCTTCACATGAGGACCCCACAG GTGCCCGCTGCTCAGCAGATGTTGAATTTCCCCGAGAAAAACAAAGACAAGCCGACCGATCTCCAGACCTTCGGGCTCAGAACAGACATTTACTCCAAGAAGACTTTGGCAAAG AGCAAAGCCGCCAATGCTGGGAGAGAATGGACAGAACAGGAGACTCTGCTTCTCTTAGAG GCGCTGGAAATGTACAAAGATGACTGGAACAAGGTGTCGGAGCACGTGGGGAGCCGCACTCAGGACGAATGCATTCTTCACTTCCTCAGACTTCCCATCGAGGACCCGTACCTGGAAAACTCAGACTCTTCCCTTGGACCTCTGGCCTATCAGCCGGTTCCCTTCAGCCAGTCTGGCAACCCGGTTATGAGCACAGTCGCCTTCCTGGCCTCCGTTGTGGACCCCagagttgctgctgctgctgccaaagCTGCTCTAG AGGAGTTCTCCCGGGTACGTGAGGAGGTTCCCCTGGAGCTGGTGGAGGCTCACATCAAGAAGGTCCAAGAGGCCGCCAAGGCTCTGGGCAAAGTGGATCCATCCTTTGGGCTGGAGAGCAGTTGTATAGCAGGAACGGGTCCCGACGACCCAGAGAAACCCA GTGAACCTACAGAGtctacagaggagaagatggaaaCAGAGACCCCTGAAGCCCCTCAGACAGAGAAG AGTGAAGTAAAGACTGAGAAAGAAAGTGAAACGGAGTCGTGTGAGAAGGCGGAATCCTCTGCGGAGAagaaacctgaggaggaggaggaggagcgggagACGACCCCGGAGGAGAAGACGG AGGAAGAGTCTGAGGAAACGAAAGAAATCGCTGAAACTACAAAAGAACCAGACCCAGCGAAAAAGAAACTGGAGAACGATATGAATGAGAGCAACGTAGCTATGGCAGCCGCCGCCGCTCTGGCATCTGCAGCCACCAAAGCCAAG CATCTGGCGGCCGTGGAGGAACGCAAAATCAAGTCCCTGGTTGCTCTATTGGTGGAAACACAGATGAAGAAACTGGAGATTAAACTGCGTCACTTTGAGGAACTGGAAACCATCATGGACCGGGAGAAGGAAGCG CTGGAACAGCAGCGGCAGCAGCTCCTGACCGAGCGCCAGAACTTCCACATGGAGCAGCTGAAGTACGCGGAGATGAGGGCGCGGCAGCAGATggagcaacaacagcagcacggACAGAACGCCCAGCACCCCGCCGGCCCCCCCGCACCTGGAATGGGTCATATACAGCCCCCCACACACCCTGGGATAATGGGTCATCAACAGCCGCAGCAGCAGCCGCCACCACCACAGCAGCCCCCTCCATATGCTGTACATCACCCGATGCCCCCTGCCCACCCGCCACAGCCAG